The Lycium ferocissimum isolate CSIRO_LF1 chromosome 1, AGI_CSIRO_Lferr_CH_V1, whole genome shotgun sequence genome includes a region encoding these proteins:
- the LOC132050979 gene encoding bet1-like SNARE 1-1 isoform X1 produces the protein MNSRRERSNRAALFDGIEEGGIRASSSYASHEIDEQENEKAMDGLQDRVLLLKRLSGDIHEEVDTHNRMLDRMGNDMDSSRGVLSGTMDKFKMVFETKSSRRMFTLVASFVVLFLVVYYLTR, from the exons ATGAATTCTCGaag GGAACGTAGCAACAGAGCAGCACTATTTGATGGTATTGAGGAAGGTGGTATAAGGGcttcatcatcatatgcttcaCATGAAATTGATGAGCAAGAGAATGAGAAAGCAATGGACGGGCTGCAAGATAGAGTTCTTCTGCTGAAAAGA TTATCAGGTGATATACATGAGGAAGTGGACACTCATAATAGAATGCTGGACAGAATG GGTAATGATATGGATTCTTCAAGGGGAGTTTTATCTGGAACAATGGATAAATTTAAGATG GTATTCGAGACCAAATCAAGCCGAAGAATGTTTACACTTGTAGCCTCATTTGTGGTCCTCTTTTTGGTGGTATACTATCTCACTAGGTAA
- the LOC132050979 gene encoding bet1-like SNARE 1-1 isoform X2, producing MNSRSNRAALFDGIEEGGIRASSSYASHEIDEQENEKAMDGLQDRVLLLKRLSGDIHEEVDTHNRMLDRMGNDMDSSRGVLSGTMDKFKMVFETKSSRRMFTLVASFVVLFLVVYYLTR from the exons ATGAATTCTCGaag CAACAGAGCAGCACTATTTGATGGTATTGAGGAAGGTGGTATAAGGGcttcatcatcatatgcttcaCATGAAATTGATGAGCAAGAGAATGAGAAAGCAATGGACGGGCTGCAAGATAGAGTTCTTCTGCTGAAAAGA TTATCAGGTGATATACATGAGGAAGTGGACACTCATAATAGAATGCTGGACAGAATG GGTAATGATATGGATTCTTCAAGGGGAGTTTTATCTGGAACAATGGATAAATTTAAGATG GTATTCGAGACCAAATCAAGCCGAAGAATGTTTACACTTGTAGCCTCATTTGTGGTCCTCTTTTTGGTGGTATACTATCTCACTAGGTAA